GACACCCGAGATGCCGGGAATGTTATCCGAACTGTCGCCCACCAATGCCAGGTAGTCCGCGATTTGTTCGGGCGGCACTCCGAACTTTTCGACCACTCCGGCCTCATCGCGGAATCGCCAGCCGAGCTTGGGATTCGCCGAAGGCGGCGGCAGCAGTATTTTGATCCGCTCGTTCACGACCTGCGCGAAGTCCTTGTCTGAACTTACAATCAACACGTCGTGTCCCTCTTTGGCTAATGCGACCGCTTGTGCAGCGAGCAAGTCATCGCTTTCGACTCCATGAATCTCGACTCCGACATGCCCCATGGCACGAGTGAGTGCCTTGATCGGCTCGATCTGCTTGCTCAAGGCTTCTGGCATTTCCTCACGCTGCGCTTTGTATTCCGGCAGTAAAACTAAGCGGTCCTGCGATCCGCCAAGATCGAAAAAAACCAGCGTTCCATCCGGTTTCTCTTGATCCTCCAGCTTCCAGAGCGACTTGACCCAGCCATGCAAGGCATTGGTCGGAAATCCATCTGCACGCGTTAATTCAGGCACCGCGTGAAAGCAGCGGTAGGCCAGATTAAACCCGTCGATAAGTAGCCATTTAGACATAAAAAAACCAAGAGCCACGCACTCCATCATGGCAAAGGCAAAGGCTCAAAAAAATCGCCGCCACCCTCTCGGGTGA
This portion of the Rariglobus hedericola genome encodes:
- a CDS encoding 5'-3' exonuclease; this encodes MSKWLLIDGFNLAYRCFHAVPELTRADGFPTNALHGWVKSLWKLEDQEKPDGTLVFFDLGGSQDRLVLLPEYKAQREEMPEALSKQIEPIKALTRAMGHVGVEIHGVESDDLLAAQAVALAKEGHDVLIVSSDKDFAQVVNERIKILLPPPSANPKLGWRFRDEAGVVEKFGVPPEQIADYLALVGDSSDNIPGISGVGPKTAVKWLQQYRDIEGVIANAAEIVPERFRDAVRDRADDLRRNLKLTTLNLSLPTIVAEKPKSNPEQLFVLLEGFEMKGSLNEARTRYGQPEFLF